A single region of the Rhipicephalus microplus isolate Deutch F79 chromosome 10, USDA_Rmic, whole genome shotgun sequence genome encodes:
- the LOC142774672 gene encoding molybdate-anion transporter-like: MTSSSRVAVVPKQQPSVLSQWHAVVFYFVLVFGDRLQNPYEYKLYYYNKLEQTAIAQIYAVGALGGCFADLWGRSVAKRVGWKLSAPLLLALLIQSCLMKKTDHLQTLMISKMLAKICVLTLFPLAAGQFSARATPPELAIMIGIGFIGIVSGVIGSILCDVIYFDCFIMFRIAIYVLGALFLFHWLAPPSQPIKDLVEPYRSDRIVTIAVLSSEAALWCCSTIVEAFWAPLVNPSNMDVGLLYAMYCFFHVFGGCFFRVTRMIRATPRYTLTLSCLLAAIGMFFAAAAMPLYPDSVLVIVMAMLAFHFSLGLWGAALRKLRNCSSLSPQYEAYARCVGRLVGAAMLIVKNEFDTQYLTGVFTLCCLFVLIALMPVQSLARWKQKSPVIQVLRSMAGHSSTA; this comes from the exons ATGACGTCTTCCTCAAGGGTCGCGGTAGTGCCCAAGCAGCAGCCATCTGTCTTGTCTCAGTGGCACGCCGTTGTCTTCTACTTCGTGTTGGTGTTCGGGGACCGTCTGCAAAACCCTTACGAGTACAAGCTGTACTACTACAACAAACTAGAGCAGACGGCGATTGCGCAAATCTACGCTGTAGGAGCTCTCGGAGGCTGCTTCGCCGATCTCTGGGGACGCTCGGTCGCCAAGCGCGTGGGCTGGAAGCTCTCCGCGCCGCTCCTGCTGGCACTCCTCATCCAGTCCTGCCTGATGAAAAAGACCGACCACCTGCAAACACTGATGATCTCGAAGATGCTGGCTAAG ATCTGCGTGCTCACGCTGTTTCCACTGGCCGCGGGTCAGTTCAGCGCCCGCGCCACGCCGCCAGAGTTGGCCATCATGATCGGCATTGGCTTCATCGGCATCGTCTCGGGCGTCATTGGCAGCATACTCTGTGACGTCATCTACTTTGACTGCTTCATCATGTTCCGCATCGCCATCTACGTCCTGGGCGCTCTGTTTCTCTTCCACTGGCTCGCTCCGCCCTCGCAGCCTATCAAGGACCTCGTGGAGCCATATCGGTCCGACCGCATTGTCACCATCGCCGTGCTCTCCTCCGAGGCAGCCCTGTGGTGCTGCAGCACCATCGTCGAGGCCTTCTGGGCGCCCCTTGTCAACCCATCCAACATGGACGTCGGCCTGCTGTACGCCATGTACTGCTTCTTCCACGTCTTTGGGGGCTGCTTCTTTCGGGTGACCCGGATGATCCGGGCGACACCCCGCTACACCCTGACCTTGTCATGCCTCCTGGCGGCCATCGGCATGTTCTTCGCAGCGGCAGCCATGCCCCTCTATCCGGACTCGGTCTTAGTCATCGTCATGGCCATGCTGGCCTTCCACTTCTCCCTGGGTCTGTGGGGCGCCGCGCTGCGCAAGCTCAGGAACTGCTCCTCGCTGTCGCCCCAATACGAGGCCTACGCCCGGTGCGTGGGACGTCTAgtaggggccgccatgttgatcGTGAAGAATGAGTTCGACACTCAGTACCTGACCGGCGTGTTCACCCTATGCTGCCTCTTCGTTCTGATCGCGCTTATGCCCGTGCAGTCGCTGGCCCGCTGGAAGCAGAAGTCTCCGGTCATCCAGGTTCTGAGGTCCATGGCTGGTCACTCGTCTACGGCGTGA
- the LOC142774903 gene encoding uncharacterized protein LOC142774903: MSPKHPPVEVRDHAEEANLQATTTNADSKTVWHYPAAKCADEVRVFIYVPLTKARATIAFDESRVSGTMRRHLRRCKGRRCTAEDSTDVYAKALPYFEERTKRLVALEFSGTNQCTNTRAVADVMNFINTTEDLWLADIASTAELSYLLVRLDNNAADYFATLNYLVALLQCSTPNFVNAYLTNAVTPTHAVDHFASPFHDELRYEHVWWFQRLLRPSDVWYHTMSLVRDHYERRDKSYRIVLHAPAVRDLQFAGVSPNAFADAIEASTPYGREANVHEGRRVVPLLESVWQAFADIDDLLVWTGWYVLDALAPFVDTLAAKLKSDDKLSFGTSCVTMVSHVMAPALAALIRLSHVTDKARDHITSMTDVIAACLKGKTTWISPFATPPRLLVGFPPYAESVARLDAFYAGFPASSQPSPNFFADWLAAADERARRLSPDQEHVDVFRMDVDVAVDGTVVVPASLFAIPFFASGGPPALNVGGLGHLIARRLAERYLVPQSTLPTECELGSGGSLEGGVLESLLAYSCIGGALAALNGTREQRLPQYSTLTPETIMYTVGCLKDCVPQLGGQGRCMASSQRLRAFEDAFACDSKGQKGATCTFG; this comes from the exons ATGTCCCCGAAACATCCGCCCGTCGAAGTACGCGACCACGCCGAAGAAGCGAACCTACAAGCTACGACGACGAACGCGGATAGCAAGACGGTGTGGCATTACCCTGCGGCAAAGTGTGCAGACGAGGTCCGAGTCTTCATTTATGTGCCGCTCACTAAAGCGAGGGCTACCATCGCTTTCGACGAGAGCCGCGTGAGCGGGACCATGCGGCGACATTTGCGCCGCTGCAAGGGCCGACGGTGCACGGCCGAAGACTCGACCGACGTCTACGCGAAAGCCTTGCCCTACTTCGAAGAGCGCACGAAGCGGCTCGTCGCGCTCGAATTCAGCGGCACCAACCAGTGCACCAACACGAGGGCCGTCGCGGACGTCATGAATTTCATCAACACCACCGAAGACCTGTGGCTCGCGGACATCGCATCGACGGCGGAACTCTCGTACCTTCTGGTCAGGCTGGACAATAACGCGGCGGACTACTTCGCCACGCTCAACTACCTGGTGGCGTTGCTGCAATGTAGTACTCCGAACTTCGTCAACGCGTACCTCACGAATGCAGTCACGCCTACGCACGCCGTGGACCACTTTGCGTCGCCCTTCCACGACGAGCTTCGTTACGAGCACGTGTGGTGGTTTCAGCGCCTGTTGCGTCCCAGTGACGTGTGGTATCACACCATGTCCTTGGTGCGAGACCACTACGAGCGTCGAGACAAAAGCTATCGCATCGTCCTTCACGCGCCGGCC GTGAGAGACCTGCAGTTTGCCGGAGTCAGCCCTAACGCGTTCGCGGACGCTATCGAAGCGAGCACGCCGTATGGGCGAGAGGCGAACGTGCACGAGGGTCGTCGGGTCGTTCCACTGCTGGAGAGCGTCTGGCAGGCGTTCGCCGACATCGACGACCTGCTCGTCTGGACAGGCTGGTACGTTCTGGACGCGCTGGCTCCTTTCGTCGATACTTTGGCCGCCAAGCTGAAAAG CGATGACAAGTTGTCCTTCGGCACGTCATGTGTGACTATGGTGTCGCATGTCATGGCTCCAGCATTGGCCGCACTCATTCGGCTGTCGCATGTCACGGACAAGGCACGTGACCATATTACCAGCATGACTGACGTCATCGCCGCTTGTCTCAAGGGAAA AACGACCTGGATATCACCGTTCGCGACGCCTCCGCGCCTTCTCGTGGGCTTCCCTCCGTACGCGGAAAGCGTCGCGCGACTGGACGCCTTTTACGCCGGTTTCCCGGCGTCTAGTCAGCCGAGCCCGAACTTCTTCGCCGACTGGCTCGCGGCGGCCGACGAGCGTGCGAGGCGCCTGAGTCCCGACCAGGAGCACGTGGACGTGTTTCGAATGGACGTCGACGTGGCCGTGGACGGCACGGTCGTGGTGCCCGCGTCGCTGTTCGCGATCCCGTTCTTCGCGTCCGGAGGACCGCCGGCGCTCAACGTGGGCGGGCTGGGACACTTGATTGCGAGGAGGCTCGCTGAGAG GTACCTGGTTCCTCAGTCCACCCTGCCCACCGAATGTGAACTTGGGTCTGGGGGTAGCCTAGAAGGCGGTGTGCTGGAGAGCCTGCTTGCCTACTCCTGCATAGGTGGCGCTTTGGCAGCGCTCAATGGCACCCGCGAGCAGCGTCTACCTCAGTACTCCACACTCACGCCGGAGACAATCATGTACACTGTCGGGTGTTTGAAG GACTGCGTACCCCAACTTGGCGGACAGGGCCGCTGCATGGCGTCATCACAGCGTCTTAGGGCGTTCGAGGATGCCTTTGCGTGCGATTCGAAGGGGCAAAAGGGTGCCACCTGCACGTTTGGATAA